One part of the Arabidopsis thaliana chromosome 4, partial sequence genome encodes these proteins:
- the LCR7 gene encoding low-molecular-weight cysteine-rich 7 (low-molecular-weight cysteine-rich 7 (LCR7); CONTAINS InterPro DOMAIN/s: S locus-related glycoprotein 1 binding pollen coat (InterPro:IPR010851); BEST Arabidopsis thaliana protein match is: low-molecular-weight cysteine-rich 15 (TAIR:AT4G19038.1); Has 35333 Blast hits to 34131 proteins in 2444 species: Archae - 798; Bacteria - 22429; Metazoa - 974; Fungi - 991; Plants - 531; Viruses - 0; Other Eukaryotes - 9610 (source: NCBI BLink).): MSKSLQLSVTVLCIFTILVLGEIRMAKGQPLGTMERCYDMLTWGECVPDNCAFSCALKRHGKGGCIKAYDNRPACVCYYTCLRS, translated from the exons ATGAGTAAATCCTTGCAACTCTCTGTCACCGTTCTATGCATCTTCACCATCCTTGTTTtag GGGAGATAAGGATGGCAAAGGGACAACCATTGGGGACAATGGAAAGGTGTTATGATATGCTAACATGGGGAGAATGTGTACCTGACAACTGTGCCTTTTCATGTGCACTCAAGAGACATGGCAAGGGTGGTTGCATTAAGGCCTACGATAATCGCCCTGCTTGCGTTTGCTATTATACTTGCTTACGCTCTTAA
- the LCR15 gene encoding low-molecular-weight cysteine-rich 15 (low-molecular-weight cysteine-rich 15 (LCR15); INVOLVED IN: defense response; LOCATED IN: endomembrane system; CONTAINS InterPro DOMAIN/s: S locus-related glycoprotein 1 binding pollen coat (InterPro:IPR010851), Knottin (InterPro:IPR003614); BEST Arabidopsis thaliana protein match is: low-molecular-weight cysteine-rich 7 (TAIR:AT4G19035.1); Has 35333 Blast hits to 34131 proteins in 2444 species: Archae - 798; Bacteria - 22429; Metazoa - 974; Fungi - 991; Plants - 531; Viruses - 0; Other Eukaryotes - 9610 (source: NCBI BLink).): protein MSKSLQLIVTVLCIFTILVLGEICLAKGQPLEEMVECKEVLWPEECKYDACAFACALKRHGKGGCLEGPDYRSACICQYACKRS from the exons ATGAGTAAATCCTTGCAACTCATTGTCACCGTTCTATGTATCTTCACCATCCTCGTTCTAG GGGAGATATGTCTGGCAAAGGGACAACCACTTGAGGAAATGGTAGAGTGTAAGGAGGTCCTATGGCCGGAAGAATGTAAATACGACGCATGTGCCTTTGCATGTGCACTCAAGAGACATGGCAAGGGTGGTTGCCTCGAAGGCCCCGATTATCGCTCCGCTTGCATCTGCCAGTATGCTTGCAAACGCTCTTAA